Genomic window (Magnolia sinica isolate HGM2019 chromosome 6, MsV1, whole genome shotgun sequence):
atctctaatatataattactgataactaaaatgagatgaagtcATTTTCAGAAGTCTACCAAATAGGGCCTTAGCATATAAGCCACAATGGAAGTTTTGGCAAAAATAAACAAGACCATGTAGCATTCCAACCACATCAATTTCAGCCAACAGATCACACTAGTAGAATCAGTAGGTTGTGGTAAGCCCTAACTTGAGCCAGGAGCAAAAATCGAAACAGGTCAAATTCTTTAGGTCCCAGCCCAGCGTCACCTGACCAGATGGACCAATAAGCTCAACCTGAGCCTCTCCCAGTCACTAACTACACATGAACTTTAGTGCCCTGCCCAACAGTAGTTCAAAAACTCAACTAGATATCCAGCCAGGTCGGGTTGACTTGGAGTCGATAGAGTCTGCACATGACTCGACTCAATATTTAATGTACGGAGTGCAACGGACACCAAGAACCGCGCCAGTTagaagtgagttggtacaagttaaaggctctaaaggggcaaggggaaggcccaaaaggacatggatggaggtagtacaaaaagacttgatgacctatggtctaactgtaGGTCTGGTCCTCAATAGAGTCAAATGGCAGAACAGCATTGGGACAAGgattcaatgatgatgatgaaaaaacTAGTCATATTAATAAACATACAATAATTaaagatataaaatatatgacGATGCCTACAACAAGAAGTTCAGTGCCTTGGTTGAAGGCCATGTTTCTCTAAGAAAAGGTGAGGGTTCAAATCTCGCCTATCCCTCTTTGAGTTTTGTTTAAATAGAAAAGGTTTGACTGGGTGACTCGTCTCAAGCCATCTCAAGTCGCATCGAGTCTACATTTAAAGCATGTGAAAAGAGTGTTGTTTTACCCCGACTAAGTGCACTAGCCCATCGTTTATAGCCACCTCCAGCCGGGCTAAGGTGTGGCTTCATTGCTGGATGTTGGCCCATCATCCCTTGACCTATGGAAGGTCTCGTGGTCGCTTTACATGGGAAGTTAGCATACTGTCGCATCGTCGATGACAATCATCGTGGGGCACCAAATCATCTTCCAAGTCCTGAATAAATTATCTCCTCGACTTTTAATGAAGAGAGCATACACTGAACATCTTAAATGCATCTTTGAAAGTCAAGTAATCTCTTGTATTCTAGCTAAGACCATTAAGATATCTTGAAATCGTTTGGTCTTCATACTCATGAAAGCCTGCCCATAATATCCACGTAtagaacttctcaatgtattcataTACCAATTTGTTCCTTTAATGAGGTCACGTACATAAGTCATGAGTAGGAACTttctttttaacttcttttttatcATTTCCCAGGGATTTACTTTCTCCTTACCTTGACAGATTCATTAGGCTTGGAGATAGTCCCACCATGCAAACACGTAACAAGAAAACTTCATAGCTACTAACTTAACTTTCTAATTGTCCGCAATGTCCTTATACTTGAACACCTTTTCCACATTTTTCTTAACCAATTGATGAAGTCATTAACATGCAAACGACCATGAAATTCTGGAATTTCTACATTAATTCGAGCTCTCTGTCCAATTCTAACAATCGAAGGATTTAATAATTTGTATCTTAACAAGTTGAGGCTGTCCGTTGTTGGTTAGAACCTTAGTAGGAACATTCTCTTATGTGTCCACGTGCTCTAATTTCGTTCTCGGATTCCCTCCATGCCAAAGCTCTTCCATAGTTTCACTATACTAGTGAGATTGCCCATTGTGCCGTATGTGTGAGTTGATCTACTCGCTCTATGGATACATGGATCAAGTTGCTTGTGCAAACACTTCCCGTTCTAACAATCAAAGGATTTAATTATTGGCATCTTCACAAGTTGAGGCCGTCCGTTGTTGGTTAGAACCTTAGTAGGAACCTTCCCTTATGTGTCCACCTGCTCCAACTTCATTCTCGGATTCCCTCCATGCCAAAGCTCTTCCATAGTTCCACTTAACTAGTGAGATTGCCCATTGTACCGATTGTGTGAGTTGATCTACTCGCTCTATGAATACATGGATCAAGTTGCTTGTGCAAACTCTTCCCAAGGCACCCCCTTCGAAGCCATTAGGAGATGATGtagactagaaaaaaaaaaatcccacgaTGACATGCTCTGATATAAATTGGTGCAACCCGATTATCTAATCAATGATATCGCAACACACATCTCAAAAAAAATGAACACGCATATGCTCACAGGGGATattagagtagagagagagagagagagaaataatttCATTGATATTTAAATTTCTTCCCCTACAGTACTTAAGAAAACTGATCTTTAAGGCTATAACGGCCAATACGGTCCCATAAAACCATCTACCCCATTTCATCACCGTATCACGTAACGGTAATGGTCACGGCCATTACCTATACATATCGGCATTTACGGTCATATAGTAACGGATATGGAACACCTTGTTCCACTTGATTAGTCAGATTGCCCATTGTACTATATGCGTGAGTTAATCTACTCACTCAAATATGTGGATCGGGTTGCTTGTGCAAACTCTTCCCGAGTCATCCCCTTCGAAGccattagaagatgatgtagggtaaaaaaaaaaactcctaaaAGATGACATGCTTTGGTATTGAACTGCTACAACCCCATTATCGAGTCGATGAGATTGTGACACCCAAATCGCAAAGAAATTATCAGGCATACGCTCACAATGAATAttagaggggagagagagagagagagagagagagagagagagagagataagttcATTGAAGTTAGATTTCTTCCCCTACAGTACTCAAGAAAAATGACCTGTTAACGAGCAACATGGTCCCAAAAAGCCAACTACCTCAGATCACATAACGGTCACAACCATTACCTATACATATCGGCTATTACGACCATATCGTAAAGAGTGCGGAACACCTTGCTTCCACTTGATTAGTGCAATTGCCCACTGTACCACATGCCTTAGTTGATCTACTCGTTCTATGAATACGTGGATCAGGTTGCTTATACAAACTCTTTCTGAGCCACCCCCTTCGAAGccattagaagatgatgtagaatttaaataaaataaaaattttaaacctAAGATGACATGCTCTAATATTAAATTGGTGCAACCTGATTATCAAGTGAATGCGATCGTGACAAGACCCAAATCGCAAAGATATGAACACAATATATGCTCACTGGGAATATTAgactagagagaaagagagagataactTCATTGATATTTAAATTTCTTCCCCTATAGTACTTAAGAAAATTGATCCATAATGACAAATACAGTCCCAGAAAACCAACTGCCTTGTTTCACCGCCATGTCATGTAACGGTCACGGCTATTACCTATATGTATTGGCCTTTATGGCCATATCGTAATGGATGCAGAACACCTTGGTTCCACATGATTAGTGTGATTGCCCATTGTACTATATGCGTGAGTTGATCTACTAACTCTATGAATACGTGGATCAGGTTGCTTGTGCAAACTCTTCCTAATTCACTCCCTTCGAAGCCATTAGGAGATGATGTAGAGTAAAAAAAACCTAAGATGAcatgctctgatactaaactAGCGTAACCCaattatcgagtcaatgagatcgcgacacccaaattacaaagaaatGAACACGCATATAAATAACTTCATTGATATTTAAATCCTACGATGGCATGCTCTAATATTAAAACGCCGCAACCTAATTATCGAGTGAATGAGATCGCAACATCCAAATCACAAAGATATGAACACATATATGCTCACAGGGAATATTAGAgtacagaaagagagagaaataactTCATTGATATTTAAATTTCTTCCCTTACAGTACTTGAGAAAACTTATCCATAACGACCGATATGGTCCCAAAAAACGAATTGCCTTGTTTCACCACCGTGTCATGTAATGGTCATGGCCATTACCTATACATATCGGCCATTACAGCCGTATCGCAATGGATGCGGAACAACTTGGTTCCACATGATTAGTGTGTTTGCCCATTGTATTATATGCGTAAGTTAATCTACTCACTCTATGAATATATGGATCAGGTTGCTTGTGCAAACTCTTCCTAATTCACCCCCTTCGAAGCCATTAGGAGATGATGTAGagtaaaaaaaaaccctaagatGACATGCTCTGATACTTAAATGGTGCAACCGgattatcgagtcaatgagatcgTGACACCCAAATTGCAGAGAAATCGACAAGAGTAGAAATaacaccccccaaaaaaaaaaaagagcaatatAATCAtatccaatgttgtcaaaatcgttatcgtatcACAAATTGTAAAAGCAATTGAATAATTTTGAATcgcaaattgtaagatttttcccaatttacaaaaaatatttataaaaggCATATGAAAAGATATGAGTAAATCTTAAAAGATTAAAAACTCACCAATCATCCATTTACCATTGACATGTACTAAAAAAGTAATACATATCgtgatattatcaattgagaaaatgtatatggtatacatatcatgatagtAAAAGATTCTtgtctttttcctttgtttttgtttgttgtctttcaaaaaaattACCTTAAAAACGTACATGAGTCcttaaaaattttgttttttaCCTTTCTTGAGtgtaaaatcatgttagaaaaaatggcaTTCGATTCCAACGTGAATCAAAAgatatcttgatttctttgttttgggttttttaatatcaaaatcctctctctctctctctctctcaaaagagaaAATGAGGACATTTTTAATAGGGGAGAGCCTTTTCATATTTTATAAGCAAAAGTgtacaaagaaaaggaaaaaaattgaataaaaaaataataattaattgatcttttcaggatttttttttaaatccatttaCGCAGTCTACAATTGTCTTACAATTCGTGCCATTATTTAAGATTTATGATTTGGGTGTACAATTCAAATCGTACACCCATACGATGTGATATGAATCGTACGATTCATATCGTGAATCGTATGATTTTGATAACATTGATCATATCTTCTACATTAGCCTTCCAATCGTTCACAAATGGTGAATGGGATATCTGACATGTGGGTCCAAAATTTTGCGACAAACAACCCAAAATCAGCACATGCTAGGCCCTACCGTGGGCCTTGGCTGACATCATCAAGTCATGGTTGGGGACCTATAAATGGCACTGCACATTGCAGAtgattacaattatattatataaaattcaaAGAAGAAGACTAAGGCAATAGTTTGCTGCCATTTTTTAAGTTGTGGTGTTTCATATGCCACATGTAGCATACGGCATATATGCACGTTAATTAGATAGTCCAAATCATAGGATCCATCGTGGATATTAGACCTTGGACATAATAGTTCGGAATCAAAACTCTTTAGATCTTTATCTCATGGCAGCCTACACCAATCCCTTAGGTAACTTCCATAATTAGGTTAGCCATACACTTTCAACAACTCACATGGCATCATCAAATGAATCAAGTCTTGGATAAGAATCTACAATGCATTAGAATGCCCTAGATGAAAATCCTATACTTCGATAATTCCCAGGGTTCACCAAACAATGTGATATCTCACACAAGGTAAATCCTTAACCATTCCTCTTTCTCATACTACAAGatgtttttttttgtaaattatgGCCAATACCAGGCATATAAGCAatgatttcaaatccaaaggTCATTTGTATTTCAACGACTTGAAAGAAGACAAATAAGTCACCATTACTATCACTCTACAAAGAGCATAGCCCTAAAACCATACTAACTAAATAATCCAAAGCATTCAATTGGTGCCTATAAAATGTGCGGTTAAAAGATAAAATCGTTAGCTTTCCAaattctttgtgtgtgtgtgtgttcgaaGGGTTAGTTGTCCAAATTTCACTGGCTAATTCTAATGGCCATTTGGGTTGGTATTGAGATGCACATTCCTCTAAGTTGTAGCCCGGGCACACGTCTAATCAGAGTTTTAAGACTCGACAACCTAGACTGGCTCGTTCAGTCCTAAGTCAAATAGTAGTTTGGCCGAGTTGGAGGTGCATTGACTCAACTAGCCCGGTTGGGGGGGAATCGTCCCGACTCACTTGAATCATGTGAATCATCTAGGTGACTTCTAGTGTCAAACCAGATTGGGTCCAACCAAGTTCGAGTTGGCTTAGATGAGTCGCACAAGACTTTTCCAAGTCATAGAGCTCAGGATCTAATTGAATTGGATCCGGGAGGCCCATGGTTTAAACTTGGTCAAAAAAACATGGGTGGTTGGATGGCTTTGCTCAATGCAAACAATCTAAAAGGTGGGTCACATCGTTCTCCTCCGAATGGAGAAAACTCAATCTTGATTTTCCTTGGCCTTGTCAGCCCCCCAAATCTGCCTCTCCAACCAATTTGCTTCCTCCTCTAGAATTTGCTCAAATGAGAGATTGTCGAGTTTCGGTGTCACCCACTCTTCTGCCAAATAAAACTTCACTAGTACTGTGCAAATTTGTCCCACCTCAATTCTTTCACTGTCCACCACCAAACTGAGAATCTTGTCTCCTCCTTGCACTTGTTATTCCATGAAAGAATCTGTATTTTTGTCCAAACTTCCAACCATAGACAAAGAAACACCCTTGACCTCTGACTCCGACTCTCCATTTAATTTCCAACTCGCCTTCTTTTTAATTATATCTTTAAGTTGTTCTTTCTTGCCCTTTCTTTCACATAAATAGGCTTATCCTCTTCCTCATATATTTCTCAGAACTTTTCTAATAATAACCTTTAGCCTATATGCTCCCGAATATTACCTATTCAACTGTCTAAGCTTTGCTCTTTGTAATTTTAGCTTCATGGTAGGACAATAACCTACCCAGTCATCCACCCTAAATGAGCTCCGTCATTCCTTCACCTTAGCCACAGAACCTTCCtcttcaagctacatcaagtcaAATAAAAAAGTAATCTAGCCACACATGAACTTAAAGCATGTTTCTCACAGAAACATTTCAGGCATCGAAAGCAAAAACCACCAAGCGGTTGATTGTTTTTCTATCTTCTCAACATGAATTTGGCATTTGATCAATTCATGTCTACTTTTTTTTTAGGTAGTGATGATTGATTGAAAGAAAAAGATGGGAGGCTATCCATTGAGGCAGTGGATAAGTGTCACCCATATAAACCAGTCAAGGCTACACACTAAGACAGCGGCCCTAATCTCAGCAACCTTCAAATAATGCTTCTGTGGGCACAGCCTGGATCACCAGATTCATGTTAAGAAACTTTATGGGTTGCCTTCGATAATAAAACTGTTAAGGATCCAAAGACAGCTGCATCTCAGTTTTATAGTCTCCACCTTTGCTGGGTTGCACTCACCAACCCCAGATGAAGATGGAGCTGAGAACACAAGCTTGGTTCTCCTGTGGTCATTTCTAGCAACAGTACCCATTCCTCCCAGCTTCTCCCTTGGTTCAATTCTGCCCAATCGCATTCTcaagaaatcaaacaaagaaCAAACACATTAGGGTTTTATAGCACCACCGCTATACCATAAGAATTAAGAACATAAGCATTGCCATCACAGTATCACCATAGTAAGAATTGTAACAAAATCATGGTATTACTCATTCAAGTTTATGATTCGTTACATTATACCCACATAGGGTTTGGGCAAACGGCAAGTGTTTTGGGtgtgctccccacagacatgagttcgaTTCCGCTCCCCGGGATTAcctgatgcacgtggtttgcgggtgattgcatgcatccgtagggaatagtctcgcctcaaaatgGGGCGGGGATACCCTGACgtcatttaaaatatttttaaaaaataaaaatgaaaaatgattcGTTACATTATGGACAGAACTATATTCTGCCCAATCACATTCTCAAGGCACCCAAACAAAGAATGAACACATTGGAGTTTTagaacttcttcttttttgaatggtcagtacacacactctcaTGATGTATTAAAatatctagtatctacctaaTCGTACAAAGTCTAACAAATTCGATCACCCAAACACCTGAATACAATTCggtcaaattcaacaaaataaCAAACACCCATAAACACAAACTCAAAAAATCCAACCAAATTATATAATTACAACAAATCAGATCAACCAAAAATCAACTCACCTCAACGCTCCAAGCAGGATCACTCCTCAACCTTAGGacctaaaaatcaaataaaagaatgtgaggaaaaaaggaaagaaacccagccaaaaaagaaaagaattaaaaaaaaaaagggggtccTGATGCGGGCAAGCGAGGCCCATGGTTTAGGTGATCCAAACGGCACAACTGAGGAGATTAGAATATTGTCACCCCAAAAATCTTCCCTTCCTCGGATGGCCTGTCAACATCAACGGCCtagaaaaaagaggaaaattgGAAAGGTACGATCTTCCAATCTGTAAGATTTCAGAGGCGTCCGCCATCATCCACGGCGACACCAATCAGATAAACCGTCTGGATCCCATTGGCACCAACTGCTTGCatcaggaggaggaggagaaaagtACCGTGGAGATCGGGAGGACGGGAGTCCTTGCCCCAGCCGATGCCACGTGTAGCGTCGAGGTACTGCTGGACGAGGTGTTTGCATTTCTGGAGGTGGTTGACGCCCTCGATGCGGTAGCACCATTTCACCTTCTCCCGCAGTATTTTCGCCTTCTCTATGTCTATCCATTTCTCCCTCACCAGATACTCTCTGTATTCCAGCATCGCCACCGGATCTCCGTACGGGTTACTCGGATCGAAGTCCGGAGGACTTTCGTCGAACTCTACTCCGCCCGTGCGTACcatcctgctctctctctctctctcttctcctctgaGTTCTCTCGCCCAATTTCACAGGAGCAGATCGCCTGTGATTCCCCGCACAGAGATATACCTGTGACCGGGgctgtatggggcccacagagatgttcgtgataaatccactccgtccatctgtttttaaagactacAATGGGGCAGAAAtctaaaaattaggaagatccaaaactcacgtgggccataccacccaaaacagtgggtattgaacgcctgagggtgacagaagttttgtatcaggattttATTTGTgcatacagtttatctgagtggtgatAACactatgaacgatttggatggcatacgaaaatcatggtcagctccaggaaggtttcaaggatggacgtttccattcccactgtttcgtttggggtggcccacataggttTTTTACACATATTATTTTTACTACATTGTCCTATTgtgatctttaaaaacagatggacggagtggagttatcaaatacatctctgtgggccacacacagCGCCGGGCACGGCCACACGGTGTCCgcgtcacaggcaatccgctcccccaATTTCACCTTGCCTATCTTGACTTTTGTGGAGGGAGTTGCGCGAGTGAGATTAAAAAGAGGCATCGCGGTACATCTGGCTATGTGACACGTGCTTGGGAGATCGGGTCCGGCAATCAGATGGAAAATGTTCTGAACCATAACCTCGAATGAGCTAAGAGTGAATTGTAGGTTGTATCCATGCTCCTTCTCTCATGGAAGTGTGACCCACATTTTGAGTGGACAAATCTGATTCTAGGGCTAGGTCATctacacgatgggccccacacccTACCTAATAACTGACACGGTGTCGCATGCGCATGCTACATTCACCATCTCACTCAGGCGCCCTGGACTGGGCGGATATCTTCAAGAGTAGGGCCGAAACTGGACTGAGCTGGAATAGCCCATGTTCAGATGTTTCGCCTAGTTGTGGCTGAGCCTGGCGGCTCATGGGCTAGATCCAGACCCATTTACATTGTTGTGTTCCAAAATCAACAACTGACCAATCAAGGGTCCCACGAATCTAATTGAACGGTTATTTGGGTTTCTCCGGCCAAATCATTGTTCGAGGGCATTCCAACCGATTTAGGTAACTAATAACGAGACTAGGTCTGTCGATGGACCCGAGAGCTTGTTGGGGCTTTTGGAGGCTGGTACGGAAATATTAAGCTCGTGGGCTAAGCCCAGgcctaagaattttcacccaTTAATTATTTGGGCCGAGCTTGGACTATGTCTAAGATCCATTGGACCAAACCAAGGCCAGCCTGATTGGGGTTTTAAGGGTGTGTCCATCATGTATCATGCATGGTGGGGCTTACTCACTGAGCAGTTTAGATCTTGCACAAAAATGGGTGGCAAGCTCGGGCCATGTTTGGGAGTATGGATTTGGATCCTTGGATTTGGAacctgttgcaaaaaatattgatttttaataaaatatattttactaataaaataatatatcatgTATAAAAAGTTGTTTGGAAAAATACTATTTGtgtgtttttgggaatagtctcacattgaaaaaagaggagaagaaaaaatggtttatATGAGAATggtagagtattataatatttacccacATGGTCCAAAGGAGAATGAACTTGCCCGCGCGCGGGCTCGGGCACAggctcggactcggactcggtgcgagggcatgagcatgtgaggtagtgtggctgtagaggcgctagtggcatcGCGTTACGACTAAGTAGCTAAGACGGGTGACTGGTTGGCagagagactagaggactgagagAGATATCCCTCAGCATATATAAAGGGagtgaaaagagctgttgcagtagaaactgtaacagctgtgccattagtgcagagaccagctgtaactgctgcatggctagcccaacagttagaaaatggttagctgttgtctcacaatagtcagcatgcagcagattaATGGTCATGCACAACAGTAAAAAACAGCCATAAAACAGCTAGTTTTCGAACagctagaaatggcttaatggaatttatgcCTATGGACCATAACCCTCtaaccaccatagcctataaaaagaGGGTTtgaatgggtttccaaaccatctctcaacccactccagcagacttATACGAATTGAAAAAGTCATCACTCATCTCCTATACTCTAGTgattccagcaagacagcaagggttgaacTTTTGCTTGAAGAACGGACCAACAGTGTAGTCtaaaacggttcaactgaactagTGGCTGAAGAACTGATCAGTACAGCGATCTTCTAAAATCAcatattctcttctcttttcttttttgggatttttttttatattgtaaTTCTGTCAGATAGTGTGTACAAGAGTTTCATTTGGTGGGCTtttgtgtttgctgaacgcagacccacaccaggctcgtcgtatcttattagcaatttgcctgtaacctatcagcatactcaatccaTTTGAATAGggacaaataatgctttaaggacagtgttTCAGACATGCTTCAGTATGTCCTTATTcaagctaattttatttttcgatttccatattatacagaaattatattaatctgtataattttcaacaatcttaaagcgttatttgatggaagccaacagtgtttcatccatcaagttgatgaatcaggacttaatacgtcttgatcggttcgatagaaccaattttacaagatggcaagacaagctgcaatttctcctgacggcgctgaaaatctattacatattagatccaaatctacaagcgctacctgaagcatccgacacagacacacctgaacaggtggcTGCCCACATCAAACGAGTCGAAGATGAattcttgtgtcgaggacacattctgaacgcgctctccgaccgcctgtacgatctgtaccaacagatgtcttcagcaaaggagatctgggccgctttGGAGtttaaatacaaggctgaagaagaaggtaccaacaagtttctcatcgccaggtattttgactttagcatggtagataataaaccgctgctgccccaaatccaagaactgcagctaatagtaaacaaaatcaaagcaataaaGATTGATCTTCccgaatcattccaagtcggagTTATAGTCGctaaattgccaccgatgtggaaagactatagaaagaagttgctgcataaaaccgaggactacacactagaacaaatccagaaatacTTCAGAATTGAGAAAAAATCTCGTAACCAcgatagaaagaatgataacgggaatacctcgtctAAGGTATATGCAATagagaacactaataacaaacatacagagaaggacgattccctgaaacccaataaagggaaatttaagaaaaatgcccaaaagaaaaatgaaaagtttaATGGCCCATGTCATGTCTGTGGGAAAACCGGGTACTATactcgagtatgccgctatcgcaaatataaaaaataagcaagtgcagtagaagaaggtgaTATTGTGGACATGATCACTAAGGTGAATACTATCTAAGGAAAGGTtcctggttggtggtatgatactgtcgTTACTATACACATGTGCTACGACAGATCAGCTTTCAAAACATATGAGGAATtgaccaatggtcaagaagtccaaacgggtaatgaagtccgattgaAGGTTGTTGACAAAGGAACCGTCGAACTAATATTCACCTCTGAGAAGAAAATGATTCTGACAAACGTCTTACGCGTCCCAGACATGAGTTGAAACTTAGTTTTTGGGGATCTTTTGGGTAAATCACGAataagggtggtgtacgagtcGGGAAAGCTAATTTTGTctaagaatgagaactttgtcggaaagggatatgcttgtaacggtatggtgaagttttctctaaatgaaagtgACACTTTTGCATATATAGTTGAATCCGTTGGATTGTGGCATGAtaaactagcccatatagggtataataCCTTGAAGTTCATAGCTAAGAatagtttaatctcatacacgaaaaatgaaacagataaatGTGAAatgtgcatacgatccaaaatgacaaagaaacattTTTCAAGTGTAAAGAGATAGTTTCAAGTATTGAATCTTGTGTaaagtgatatctgtgagttaaacgacattcttactcgtaGAGGTAAAATGTACTTTATAACCCTTATTGATGATTGCTCTAAAtatatgtgtacctattaaagagtaaagatgaagtATTGAATATGTTTAAGGTATATAAGGCAAAAGTAGAAAATCAACTAaacaagaagataaaaattcccCGTAGTGATataggaggagaatacttctctaatgaattcgataacttttgtgaagaacatgaactaatacatcaatgtactgcGTCATATACACCTTAACAAAATGGAATGGCAGAAAGGAAGAATAAAACATTAGTAGAGAtgatcaactcaatgctaataagagcaaagttgccactaagtatATGGGATGAGGCACTGCTTacagcatgccatataataaatagaatttcgtctaaaaatatataaaatatctccatatgaaacatggagaggtagaaaacctaacctaggatatctaaaagtgtgggggtgtcttgtaCATTGTAGAACTCCTGATCCAAAAataactaagttaggaccaagagctattaagtgcgccttcgtagggtatgcacaaaatagtaaagcttatagacttctaaatatagagtctaatacaataatagaatcaagagacgttgagttatttgagaactcactatccttggagtcaaatgatagtgaaatccaaactcctaatagagaaccagatagcataGCTCCACAGATAGTGAAAGCTCCTATTGAACCTCGTGGGACTCAAAGGAcgagaatagagaagagtctaagagatgactacatagactcacaacgc
Coding sequences:
- the LOC131247991 gene encoding NADH dehydrogenase [ubiquinone] 1 beta subcomplex subunit 10-B-like, with the translated sequence MVRTGGVEFDESPPDFDPSNPYGDPVAMLEYREYLVREKWIDIEKAKILREKVKWCYRIEGVNHLQKCKHLVQQYLDATRGIGWGKDSRPPDLHGPKVEE